In Ciconia boyciana chromosome 5, ASM3463844v1, whole genome shotgun sequence, the DNA window TGCCTAAGCTTAAACTATGCTGGTAAAGCTATGGTTTTCTCAAAGCAGCTTTACGGTAAAGGTTAGAATGCATTTACCAGACGTCACAAGAGTTTGCTTGAGAGCTTCAGAGTATCTTTGAATCCTTTTCTTATGGAGCAGTCACAAGATATACTCAGACAGCAGGTGTTCTCTCATCAAgcattatttgcttttatgtaaGTCAACTATTCAACAGGTGAACAAAACAAATGGCTCTGAAGTTAACAGCCACAAACATGGCGAAGCACAGCAATATTCTCAAAACATTCTCATGAGAAACCAAAGCAATATGCTGACAGGCACTGATGCCTCAAAGAAGTGAGTGTATTTTATTGCAAGATTTCCCTAGAAGGGTCACTCAGTGTCAGCTTTGcccccactgatttcagtgtaCAGGATTAAACCTTTAATTGACTGCCAGAGCCCATCATCACTCCCCAAAGCCTCTAGAGAAGCCTCATTTTGAAGCACAGAAGACATAATTTCTACTTCCACTGGTGTCACAGAACATCCAGTGGGATCTGGGACCTGTTATTTCAGACCTCAGTGCTTAAGTTTCATTAGATATAAAATAGGAACAACACTTCTTAATCTCAAACAACATTGGTACATGGCCACTAGTGAGAAAGCTTTccttacaaaaacattttctccttttgcacaATCAAGTTGTATATAGATGTGCAAAGCTCAgacaaagagaaatataaagGAAAGGGGAAATCCACTaatctgttttcccttttcaaaatcAGCAGATAAGACAGTAGTACGGACAAGTATTTTCAGTAtgtgcatttcttctgtttctatttGCAGAAAGACAGGAGGCTAAGACCTCATTCATAATTGCAAAGAACTAATTTGAGAGCTTAGTATAAAGACAATCCATTTCATCTCTTGACATAAAACAACCCATATTAAGCTTTTCCCATCTACTCAAAAGTGATATGTAGGGAGTCCACTACAACAGAAGTTAATGTTCTAAGAAACCACCAACCTGGCATGCTTAACAAATAATGTTATCTCCTTTGACTAGGTTCAAACTAAATACCACCATTGAAATGTCCCCTACACAAAAGCTACAACACATTGAAATCACCTCTTCTGTACCATCATGTATTCCACTGTGCTGGAATCTAGTCTGTGTGAACTGAAAACAGAGCCAAGTCATAATGTAGAAAACAGCATCCATGAGAAACAGATATGAAAGTACAACTGGGATGCTGGAAGAGTTTTATCACTAGAATCTCAAGAGCTGCCTACTTCTAACACCTGAGAAGAAAGGAgtgggtttttcttttactcaTACTGATTTGAATGAATACCAGttaagtgctttgctttccaaagaaaTGTTCTCTTCTCAGTAGCAGGCAAGTGCACTGTAGCCTTTATTCCAAAACCTCCAgtcctaaaacaaaacaaaacctaaccGCACCCTTGACTTGGGCTGCAGACCTTCTTACATTACTGAAAGTTACACAGCCATACAAAGAGCAACATTGTGTTTTTCTGTCTAACCGAGCTCTAGAACCTAAGCTTAGAGTTTCTAATTGATTTCTAGCACAGAGTGTTATAAATAAACCCCTAAAAGCATCAGCGCAAATAGCAACTCCTGCCaagcctgcaggcagcctgaAAGTTATGAGAGGTGTGAATTGCCTCATTCATTTCTCAAGTCTCCAGTAAGGCAGATATGAATTATGTAAGAGAAATGCATTGAAAAGTTTTCTCTCAAGAGGTTTCTTGCAAGTCCATGCACATAAGAAGAAAGTCACAGATCAAAGCTCAGAGCTACTGGATTAAGGAAGAgacaacttttttccccacccctaCGCTTCAAAATACATAGGATTCTACATTTCTACAGTGAGCCCtccaaagaggaggaaaaaccctAATGATAGAAAGGATATGAAAGGCACTGAATACCACTAGACTTTAATGCTAAAGCAGAAATTAGTAAAAAAtgtctcagaaatattttcctgatgtcAGGAAATGACAGAGGGTACCAGAAATGCTGCACCAAAGGGACTGCGCTCTGCTGTCTCAGTATACattctttttttggtggttcAGTCTGGAAACATGAGCTTTAACATACTCAGTTGTACAACTTAGAAAGGAACTTTTTCACCAGTACtttacttcctttcttcctcaacTCAGAATCAAGCAGCTAAAACTATATGCACAGCTAAAGTATCTCACTGCCCCACTTCTTTCCTCTGGATAGAACAAAAAACTCAACTTGattatttcctgtatttttaaagtgactACATGTTCTTTGCATACAAGTTTCCATGTCATTTGTCTTCTGAGCTTAGCTATCTACTGACATTGTTCAACTGACTACCCAACTTCCTGTAAAGTTGTTTAAAAGTCATCATTTGTATTGAGTGTTTCATTACTCAAATGATCATTTGCTCCCCGCAGGAAACTGTGATGAAACTTATGAACACAacacacagaattaaaattgtaattttatcATGAATCAGTAATTGTAGTGTTAATAAGTACTAATTACCTATGGTGACAATTGTTATTGTTGCAAGGAATTCCCTAGCAGTGagtgaagaagcagaaaatgcacACTATTAAGAGTTGAAAATTCCTCTTTGTGATGCTATTTCAGTAAGTTCTAAACAAACTGGAGGTTAAAGAACTTCCCTCAGCTTCTGGGCCATCCCTGAAAAGTCCAGTCAATCCCTGAAGAAGCAATCCAAGGTGTTCCAAGAAATCTGATATCCCCCAAATGCAGATTTGAGTAGGTAGGAAAAAGCATAGGTAACATTCATACTTTAAATGCTCAGTTTacaaattaattacaaattagGATTAATTTGCTAAGTTAGACTGACCTTTGGTCTGATCCACTACAGCACTTGTCATGAACTACTTCTGCTGGTAAGACTAATGGCTtgggagaattttaaaaaagacccATGTCACTCTGTAAGATGATAGTTTCAAAAGACTAATGAGAAAAGATCTTTCAGACATTAGCAATGAAATCACAAAGAACTCTTTACAAAAGTTGAAACATTAGAAACTAACCTTGAAAGAGCGATGGCTGGATGTTGCTGACATACtggaatgcatttttaaagaagacCAACATTGTGGAATACACTACTTGATTCTTATATTTAGCGTGTGCATCACTATCGAAGTTACTAATGTATCTGCAGAGGTCTTTCATTCGATGCAAAATATCGCCAAAACTTCTGAGGAACAGAGATAAAAAGAATTCAGGATGTTGTTACAGAGTCCAAAACTAAAGGAAAGAATGCATAGTGAATatgaaaaacttaaatattttggctGAGGAAATCCCCCAGCTGCAAGTTAGTGGAGGCTGGGAACGCATGCCAGTGAAACTTCACTAACATTTACCATGTTTCTCTTTGCCGAGGCACCTAGGGAAGGATACCCCATAGTACTATAATTCTTATGCACGACTTGCATCAACAAAGATTTAGTTTAGAGACTAATTTGAAAAGTGCTCCCTGGATCCCTGTTTTTGCTTTACACTGTAcattcttgaaagaaaagctgcactGAATTTACACAAAATGTCCTCATGTTAAAATCCTTCTTCAACCCACCTCCTTAAGAATTAAAAAGCCAAATTCTCCTTGAGAAGAAATACccagaaaaatacacatttctcaCCTTCTTCCCTTATCCATTTGCCATTCACACCTCATTCCCACCacagacaatattttaaatagccTCTCCCAAGGATCTGTAATCTGGGATGATTTCTCTGTGAGACCATCTATTACATATTTCTGAGAGCTACGCTTGCTTGGAGACATAATATCAGAGGAATCTTGTGAACCTAGGAAAACCAGCACAATTTTATCTTCATAAAGAAATCAAAccaactgatttattttcaagaaggaGACACGTAAAAATGTACATCGGAGCTTTCAGGGTAACGATTCTTTACTGAGAAGGCTAACAGGGAGCAGTACGCATTTCTGCCTCCTCATACAAGAGAGCTAATAGGCTGGATAAGGAGATCTTGGACATTTTGTCCTACCTCTCAGTACATATGTTGAAGTACCATAAGCATCACGACTAAATTGTTGAAGCACCATGAGGTATTTTGGTATCAAAGAACTAAGAAACATCAAATATGACTATCCTTGTCTACGGGATACATTACATAAAAGTAATGCATTCTTCATTTATGGTCGTCACTTCAGTAATGCTAAAATACATTCTAAGAAAGgttaattttgtaaaaatattcttaccTTGATACTGGCTTTCTGTCTGTGTAGATCTAGTTACATAGTTAATATAAAATTCCGCTGCTttattcagatatttatatagCAAGCTGGCAGGAAGTCGAACATCAGGGTTGTTAATTATTAAAGGAAGAACATCACAaactaaaatagaaaacaaaccaaaaaatcctttaggtttgtgggggtttttgttccATTTGTCCTAAGTAAGGTTTCTCAATCAGCAATGTAAGCTTCCATCTCTGGCTGACCATACACTACAAAGGATCACAAAGAACCTCACATGAATGACTGTAATACCAATTTATGGTCAGCCTGGCCTAATGTGGCCTGAGCCTCTTCTGACTAAAGTGGTTTTCTAATCTTAGTATCTTGAAAGTAGTTTACTGAACTCAGAATCTTGCCATACTAAAAAGTTGTATAATAAAACAagaacattaatattttcttaccaAATAGTTTTCTAAAACAATTCACTGGGGATTCTTGGTCTTCAATACTTTCAGCGTCTAATAATGTTTCTCCAAGGCCTACCTGTGTAAGCACAGGTGAAAATCAAACACTGGACCAGTGATTTTAGAAACTTTTTGAAATGCAATTCAATGGAGTTGAACAATAACTCAGTGCATGCATGAGTAGCGATTCACTATATGGCAGTTGCATGTGCTAGTCTCTAAATACATAGTTAAACTATCCCTACTTAATAACAGGTGAAAAGCGATACCAGAAGCTAGCAAAACAAGACCAAGAGAAAAATTGTGCATGTGACTATATCAGTAAAGACGTGCACAGACAGATGAAAGCGATGGAAGGACCAGGCCTTAAAGTTGCAGCTTGTCACCTGAGCTGTTGTAACTGACTGTGCACTCTGTCTGATGCTAGTACAAGCTAGAACACGTTACTGTAAGTCAGTCTCAGAACTAACAggttttaaaactatttttaaactgtcctTAAATAAAGTAGGTCATCATTTACAGAGCTCCAGCCGGAGTTTTGTAAGTCGAAGCAAACACGCTGCTTGTTAGAGTCTAGTCATAACCTCAAAGCACTCTGCCCTCAAAGAGAGTTTACTGACAAAAAGCTGAATCAATGTTCTTTCTTAGACTGTAACACTCCTCTACACTCTTTTTTGTActattctgctttttcaaaaagcatGGAATATTCTTTgcatttacaaagcaaaaaattgttttatttgcttccatttgttttctgacCAATTCTTTCCCGACGGTAAGCTCAAGATACAGCAATCTGAACTATTAGCCACAAttaaacatgaatttaaaaaatcacccTCTCACtaggcaaaagaaaatacatttcagcacAATCTCAAGAAACAGAACGCCACTATGCTGAATAGTTACTATGAGCTTCTCTTCTCTTACCCCGTGTTGCACCACAGTCTCTGGGAAACGTCGCAGAAGTAGTAGTAGCATTTCTGCCCTTTCTAATGTGTTAAAACACTGCTCTGTGGCCTTCAGTAACATTTCACACTGGACCCGACCAGGAAGGGTTTCAaataatccttaaaaaaaaaattaaaatgtttcacttgCTATGTCTGAATTGTAAGATGACTGACAAAGGGTAAAAGACTAGTCAACATAACCTTGCCATGCAGACTGAAAGAGATTTCCTTacacttttttcagcttttagtatctatgactggaaaaaaatggctgtTTCTTTCAGAGAAGACCGCATGAATATTTATCTGTGTTTATTCAGGTGCACAGAACTTGAATTAACAAGTAAGACTGCTAATGAGTGGAATACTGAAAATTCtaatacttaaatatttgacattttaagatgctttttCAATAAcgttaatttatttttttacttacacTCCACTTCCACAATTTATACTTTCATTATTAAAAGGTAGttttttcaatttaaacttCCAACGAAACACTACAAAGAAACCAACATATTCTCCCTGTAAGTTTCATGTattctctctgaaaaataaacacatcccatgaaaaagcaaatgtttcctTAACTGGAATAGCCTGTATGCAGAGTTACACATTGCTTATCCTTACAGCTTCTGAAGCACATATTCAAACAGCAGATTACAATTTCTCAGGTGTAAATCCTGCTTTCAAAACTACCTGTGGTTGCCAGCAGTGAACGCCAAGCCCTTCTGGTCACTGTTCATTTTCATAACCCTCATGTCATATGTACAAATTCACACCATTTTTATGATCATTCATTGTTCTCTGCAAGCAGTGGGACAATGATTCATAAGTCCCATTCCACTTATTCCCTATGCAATCTCTTTTCTAAGCGCTTGTTGTTCTGGCAGACTTAGTCTACCCGTATCAGAGACAAAGCAATGGGAATCAGCTTCTCATGTCCCTTTGTGTTTCCTAAGCCTAACACACTGAATGAAGTCTGTCAGGctgaactgagaaaaaaaatctgcagccCACAAGCAAAGTTAAAAAGACTGACAGTTACTTGCCACACTAGATAGGTAACCCAAGGGCTTATCTTTAGATTCCTTCAGGACTCTCCCTATTCACTGAATAGAATCCTTACCTCTTAAAAATTGTGTCTGCTTGTCCTGCGAGTCATTCCTTAATGCCGATGTAATAACGCTAATCTCCCTCCATACAGCAGGTTGGTCTGGAAAATTCACAAACCTGTAATAAAGTTGGAGGCAATGAGTGCACAGTGATACCAAAatctgtttccaaaacaaaaccttcctATGAAAGAATGTGCGTGggcaaatggaaaataaaaccttcctttttactgtttatttttaattaataagactttttctgcttaattttgggggggttggactagatgacctgcaaaggtcccttccaatccaaagcattctatgattctatgataatttATCCACACGGATTTCCAAGAACACTCACATTATATTTTTGGAAACTCTGACATTTATGGAAACAAGCACCTGGCATAATTGTAGAGTTCCAGCTCTGATTACTTACATGTCATaaagcagcctgcctgcagatGCTGTCCTTTCAGCATTCCTCTCGATAGTGTACATCTCATACTGCAAGATGGAAGAACAGAACGTTAGCTTTCTTGAATACATTTATGAATCAGATTAGTCCTTCCACTCTAAAAAACTGTCCCCAGTTTGCCACAGCAGTCtgaataacagaaaatgaaaggattGCAACATTTGCTGTAGAAATTAGGAGCTGAGTTTAGACTATCTAATCACACATTAAATTAGGCATAAATTTCTGTATGATAATGTAAGTACTCTAATATTAACATGCTACctttatttttacacaaataaaaaatcagtGAGAATTCAAAGATTCTTTGACCAGGCTTTGTTTCCAGTCAAATGCAATGCAAAAACCCAAGCTGTTACAAAAGCCATAGGCAAGAGAGGTACTTTAAATCTCTATTAGAAgtggctaatttttttttgcaacagcaaACCCGAATGTTTCATCATGTGCAAACacaagaagcagaaagggaCCTTCCCCCCAGTtattaaaaacccaacactttCACCTCTTTCACAAAGCATTCATAGGAGTGGATTTTATTGCAGTGAAACACGAGGAGTTACAAGCTCGccactttatttttaaccacAGGACACCACAGTGAGAGGCTGGGCGTTTCCCACCAGCCGCCCTGTGCACTCCGGGGGGAGTGAAACGCGACGAAGAGAGTCTGCAAAAGAGTGTTCAGCTGCAAAATACGGGTGCTGAGTCCGGCCCCTGTCATGGCTGCGGGTCGGAGCCCTCTGGGGATGCCGGGCCAGGCCTCTAGCTGGGTGCTAGGCCCAGACGCCTGTCAGGGCGCTGGGCCTGGCCCCTGCCAGGGGAGCCGCCCTTCTCCGCGCGCCCTGGCAGGGCCCGGCCGCAGCCGCCACGGTGAGTAACGGACGAAACGGCGTCGTCGCAGGCGCTGCCGGGTCCCCATCACCACGGCAACcggccgcccctcccctccgcccccaTTGGCCGAAGCGCCGGTCGGTCAGGGAGCGCCCGCCGCAAGGCCGTGTGGGGGAGCTGCACGCCGCGCCTTTATACTGCGCCGGTGGGGCAGCCGTAGCGTTTACCTGTATGTTGAAGTCGGCGGGGTAGAGGCTTCGCGCCGTGATGAGCCAGGCCTTGGCCGCCCACAGGTCCCCCGGCACCAGCTCGCGGGCCCGCTTCACCAGGAACTCGCAATCCCCCTGCGCCGACATCTtgcgcccggcccggccgccgggcGGCGCGCATGCGCCCCGCTGCCCTGGGGCGGTCTCTTCCGCTCCTCCGCCCCACCCTGGCGGCGCGCAATCAGGGGGCGTGCGCCTGCCGCCATTTTGGAAGCGGGCGGAAGAGCTCTCGGCGCTTGCCGCCGGCGGGTGCCCCGTGCTGGCGGGGCGACTGTACCGGGCCGTCGTTGTTCCGTCtccctcccttctgctgctctctCGATCCCGGGATGTGTCTTTTCTGTGGTGGCCGCTGGGCCGGAGCTAGTGAGGAGCAAGGGGCCCGGAGTGGCAAGGGGGTGCAAGGACTTGGGAGGGGGGGGTAGGCTGAGGAGGGCCTGTGCAGCAGGAAATTTGGGAGTTAGGAGGACTTGTATGGGCAGGGAGGACTACAGCGATTTCGCGTGGCCCAGGGCAATAGTTTGGGCTCCCAAAGCTTGTGACTGACCATAGGGAATTTTGGGAGCAAAGGTAAAAGAGGCCTGCTCTTCGGCCTTCAGCAGCTAGTATGATAGCTGGTAGGAGACTTGCCAGGCTACCTTCAAGAAACCTGTCTTCTGGCCCTGTGGGCAGTGTCATGGGTATAATGGCACTTGGAGGCAACTGAGTTAAAATCACTGATGTTGGTTGCAGTGGAGCACTGCCTTCCTGAAGTTTGTGTTGCTGCAAATCAAAGCCCACTTTAAAAGTCCAAGGCAATAGCACTACTGCCTGGGCTCATGCTTCTCAAAGGTTCTTATAGCCCCAATACCAGGGTCACCAACAGCAGATGCCAACAGGACCTTTCGCCACAGAAATGCACCTAGCCGCCAGCAACCTGGAACTGAGATTTGCTTATCGTTAGTTTTCAGTGTTAAGATGCTTGATTACAAGCCTGTCTCTTTCTGTTACTTAcctaaaatgtaaatttctccatttttttctttgtcacttcCTTTGGTCCTTTCCAGTAGGCTGTTCCTTTCTGCTGTAGCAACAGACCTTACAGACTTTGCACTTGGGAACTTCCACTGATCAAATCTGTAAATCTCCACATCCAGGAGTTAGTGCAATAATCCAATTAGCAAATAGTTCTAACAGACTCTTAACCTCTGTTACAGGTAAGGGGCAAGGTCCCTGTTTTCCTGCTGAGATGGCTGTGGTATATTTTTGCCTTGTTCTTTCTCAGTTATTGCACAAGGCCCACAGATGCCTCTTGTTATTCTGGTAGAGGTGAAAATGTGTTCTCATGGTGCTAGGATACCACAGATTTTCAACTGTAGAGTCCCTGTGAGGCCTGGGAACTTGGTTTCTCAGCTCCTCTTCTCTATACTATTGCCAGTTCCTCCTATTCCAACAACAGCATTATGTGAGGAACTTTCCGCGCTCTTTTGGTGGGGATCTTACTTTGATTTCACTCTGTGTCCGCAATGTTGGGCTGTGCTTGGGGCAGAGATGCTGAAGTCTGCCAATTTTTACATGGCAAGAGGTGTGCTTCCAAAGGCTCTGCCCTCTGAGGGAGGGGGCTGAGTCCAGACTAACTTTGAACTGTCATTATTGCATGCCCTGTTTTGATTTCCTGCTGCTGTACTAACAAATCCTAATTTGGGATTCATGACAAGTGATGGCAGTAACAATTGTTGCACAAGTGCCTCGTTGAAAGTGGTTGACCCTATCAATAGCTGGAAGTACATGCTGGCTGCAACAGGATCCTGTTCATTGCCCCCTCTCTCAAGGCTCTCACCATACACTGGTCAGTTGCAATTTGAAGGAGCACAAAGTATGTGATTAATTTGCCATTCAGAGAGGTGCCAAAGCCACAGCAGAAAGTTGGCTGTCCCTCATAAAACAGatgcctcctcttcttcctctcttgccCCTGCTATCAAATCTACAAACTGCTGTAGGATGGCACAGGTCTTTAGAAATGACTTCACAGCCCTGCAATCCCCTGCAAATGCAGCAATGTTAATCACTGGCTCGTGTGTAGGTCTATCCAGAGCTCTTCCCTATGTACTTGTGCAGATGCATACATCCaaatttgagtttaaaaaaaaaaaagtttgagttTTGCATTGTGGGGCTGAATATAGTAACAAGGTTGTGTATTCTGTCTCTTCAGAAACTGCCCAGCAAGGACTGATGGGCTGGTTGTCACTCCCCATATGCTGCTTGTGAGG includes these proteins:
- the INTS10 gene encoding integrator complex subunit 10 isoform X5; protein product: MSAQGDCEFLVKRARELVPGDLWAAKAWLITARSLYPADFNIQYEMYTIERNAERTASAGRLLYDMFVNFPDQPAVWREISVITSALRNDSQDKQTQFLRGLFETLPGRVQCEMLLKATEQCFNTLERAEMLLLLLRRFPETVVQHGVGLGETLLDAESIEDQESPVNCFRKLFVCDVLPLIINNPDVRLPASLLYKYLNKAAEFYINYVTRSTQTESQYQGSQDSSDIMSPSKRSSQKYVIDGLTEKSSQITDPWERLFKILSVVGMRCEWQMDKGRRSFGDILHRMKDLCRYISNFDSDAHAKYKNQVVYSTMLVFFKNAFQYVSNIQPSLFQGPNAPNQAPLVLLEDVTNIYGDTDIDRNKHIHKKRKLAEGREKTMQSSDDEDPSGKARSRHIAVNKADLANSIEVLESFKLARESWELLYSLESLDKEFTRICLSWKTDTWLWLRIFLTDMIIYQGQYKKAISSLHHLAALQGSHSPQQITGQGSLENQRALIQLATCHFALGEYRQTCEKVLDLMCCILLPVQEGGKVQEEQPKVKSKFRKGSDLKLWPCTSRAIMPYCLHLLLACFKLRAFTDSRDDMALGHVVVLLQHEWPRGENLFLKAINKICQQGNFQYENFFNYVTNIDMLEEFAYLRTQEGGKIHLELLPNQAMLIK